The Nymphaea colorata isolate Beijing-Zhang1983 chromosome 7, ASM883128v2, whole genome shotgun sequence DNA window ACTGTTCTCTTTATTCTATTTGCATTTCTATTCATTAAAAGCTTCATGTTGTAGGAATGAATGGCTCAATGAAGACCAACTTGGGGAAATTATTAGCAGAAGATTTGAGGTACTGCTACTTTGACAGGTATTTGCTCGAATGGAGCTTTTCCATATGATCCTGAATGCTGTGCTCTGAATTTGTGATCTGCCTGCACCATTGTTTTCTTACATTCATTTGCTTAAGCAGTGATAGCATAGTGGAGCAAGCTTTTGGTGGTGAGTCTGCTGCCAAATCCCTCCgtgaggaagatgaaaagggCTATCGTCAATCTGAGGTAACATCTTCATTTGATAATtgttatgtttttctctttgagaCTTTATGTTTCCTTAAGGTAGtactttgatttttcaattttgtataCTTCCTGAACATGAGATGCTCTTTGTATCGTTTAATCCTTATGAAAGACTGAAGTACTCAAGCAGCTATCGTCGATGGGCCGCCTTGTAGTTTGTGCTGGAGATGGTGCTGTTCAAAGCTCCGATAATCTGTAAGATTATGTTCAGGAATTTGATAAATGATCCGAGGAAGATTTTTTACATGCTTCTGTGCATTTTTTGGcatcatctgttttttttttttgtgtaccGATTGTTTGTGCTGTTTACGATCAAGGGCATTGTTGAGACATGGGATTTCCATCTGGATAGAGACTCCCATAACTCTCTTAGCAAAGGAAATAACAGAAAATGGAAATCAATGTCCATCATCATGGGGGGTATCAGCTTCAGATTCATATGCCGAGGTTAGTATTCTTCCTATATTCAGGGGACTGATTTTCGCCTTTCTTGCctagttaaaatgaaaaatcgtGCTTGTGTAATTGATAATTAGTATACGAATTCAATTTAGGTGATCAGGCAATTAGAAGCACACATGACGTTGATGTAATGGTAATGATTCCTAGTACTGCGTTAATTTAGTACTTCTTAGGAAGAAGACTACAGATTGTATGCAGAATCTTGACTTTGCCAAAGTGAATGATCTTTAATTGCATCGTACTCCTCGAATATGATTCTATTTCCTTGTACATTCCACCTACATCTCCTGATTCTGCGTTGATGAATGTAGGTGATGGAAAAGCTAGCAAAGGTGTATGAAGAAATGAAAGGAGGTTATGCCACTGCTGATGTCACAGTTTCACTTCAAAGTAAAAATTTCTATGACTTAGTAACTCAAACTCAAAACTCTTCCTCCATTGCACCTCTACAACGATTCAACAATTGCTTGTGCTTTAACAGGGGTGGCTACAAGATTAGGCTGTGAAAAATTGGAAGAAGTGACAGCCCACGACATGGCTATGGAGGTAATGTGCCGAATGCAATAACGGAATTTGCCAACTGATAGAATGCATAGATTTCCAAATCGAGAGTTTTCGTTGCTTGAAGCCTTGAACTACAACTTTCAGGTTCTGAAT harbors:
- the LOC116257920 gene encoding probable inactive shikimate kinase like 1, chloroplastic isoform X2, which translates into the protein MELGIVLRPSCRVVSLPVPPSSSCRSSPSLFPLCKSHPQRLRASFATHPLLLRSSWLSLRESKGSRPGRISGARASTVKTDPSLVLKTKAVEISYGLKGASLFLVGMNGSMKTNLGKLLAEDLRYCYFDSDSIVEQAFGGESAAKSLREEDEKGYRQSETEVLKQLSSMGRLVVCAGDGAVQSSDNLALLRHGISIWIETPITLLAKEITENGNQCPSSWGVSASDSYAEVMEKLAKVYEEMKGGYATADVTVSLQRVATRLGCEKLEEVTAHDMAMEVLNELEKLTRVKKMMEEAGRPF
- the LOC116257920 gene encoding probable inactive shikimate kinase like 1, chloroplastic isoform X1; translation: MELGIVLRPSCRVVSLPVPPSSSCRSSPSLFPLCKSHPQRLRASFATHPLLLRSSWLSLRESKGSRPGRISGELTLRVSSFQQIRLLVPSCARASTVKTDPSLVLKTKAVEISYGLKGASLFLVGMNGSMKTNLGKLLAEDLRYCYFDSDSIVEQAFGGESAAKSLREEDEKGYRQSETEVLKQLSSMGRLVVCAGDGAVQSSDNLALLRHGISIWIETPITLLAKEITENGNQCPSSWGVSASDSYAEVMEKLAKVYEEMKGGYATADVTVSLQRVATRLGCEKLEEVTAHDMAMEVLNELEKLTRVKKMMEEAGRPF